TGAATGTGAACTTCTATATTTCCTTCTAATTGATAAAACAGCTCTTCGGTTTCGTTGTAATGGTAATCTTTACGTGCATTTGGTCCGGCTACGATCATGACAATATAGTCGCCAGCATCTTTATATAAGTTTTTATTTCCAACAGGAGGTTTTAGTAATGCTCTGTTATCTTCTATCCATTTGTTGAGATTAAATGGTGCTTGTATACTCATTTCAGTGAAATTAATTGAAAGTTAATTAAACGATCGTTTCTCACTGAAAAGTTAAGCATAAAAAAAGCCTTTGTACAACAAAGGCTTCTTAAAATTATATTTTACGATATTTTATCTAAAGAACAACTGTGTAAAGTATAGGTCGCCATTGCTATTTTGGTTAATGCTTATGGCTGAGTAGTTGTATTCACCTTCAATATTTACTCTATGCCCCGGACTTTCTAACCATGCCTCAAAAGCTTCTTCAATAGTGTCATAATTTCTTGCAACATTTTCTGCTACAAAAACTGCACCGGTTCTCTTTGAAATATTCTCTGCACGTTGCGTAAAATTATCATGACTAGTATTTCCTTTAGAAATCATATAGTCGGTATGAAGCGTTGCATAATAATAGGTGGTACTTTCAAATTCCATTTCATTTAATCCTATACTAGCTCTATATGTATTTATCATTTCAAAAAGTTCATCTTCCAGTGTACTGTGATTTTTTGAAGATGCCAAAGTATATTGCTCTAGGGAGTCTTCAGATGTACTCTCGTAACCTGCGAAATTCTCATATTTTGAACACGATGATAGTGAAATGATCAACACTACCAAAAAAGGAAATAAAGTTTTCATAGGGGAAACTATTTTGTTTTATAGGTGTCAAAAGTAGTTTAGATAACAAGCTCATAAAGAAGAACATCTATAGATAGGGTAAAATATTCGATAAGCTACATCTATTTGATATAGCAGCGCTTATCGATAAAATACACTTTGAATTACATCGTAAAAAATGGCATTTAATATGATTTTTCCCACTTAATCTGCAAAACGGAACATGTCATCCCAAAGCAGTCATGTTCAAGCGTTGGATATTCACGAATTAGGAGTTAAAAAAAATTATTACTGCTTGTAGAAAAGTTGTGTAAAGTAGTAATTGCCGAAATCATCTTTTTTGACACTAATGGCGGTATGGGTAAAATCTCCTTCCATGGTTTTTTTATGGCTACTACTTGTATACCAACCTTCAAAAGCTTCCTGTGCGGTATCATAATCTTTGGCAACATTCTCAGCCACCATTTCAACAGATATCTCAGAATCTATGTTTGAAGCGCGAGAGCTAAAATTGTCATGGCTAATGCTACCTTTAGAAATCATGTAATCTGTATGCAGGTTTGCATATTTATATGCTACATCGCTAAACT
The sequence above is a segment of the Maribacter dokdonensis DSW-8 genome. Coding sequences within it:
- a CDS encoding CAP domain-containing protein; its protein translation is MKTLFPFLVVLIISLSSCSKYENFAGYESTSEDSLEQYTLASSKNHSTLEDELFEMINTYRASIGLNEMEFESTTYYYATLHTDYMISKGNTSHDNFTQRAENISKRTGAVFVAENVARNYDTIEEAFEAWLESPGHRVNIEGEYNYSAISINQNSNGDLYFTQLFFR
- a CDS encoding CAP domain-containing protein encodes the protein MKMRLLNAVTVFLLLFLGSCTSESLEETPVLEAENVLTIEQDLLDIVNTHRLSLNTNTLQFSDVAYKYANLHTDYMISKGSISHDNFSSRASNIDSEISVEMVAENVAKDYDTAQEAFEGWYTSSSHKKTMEGDFTHTAISVKKDDFGNYYFTQLFYKQ